The window TCTTCCCGTTGGATTCGGCGAGCGACCCGATGGGAGTGGCGTGTTCGCTCTCGGAGATCGCGTGCTTGACTCCGCCCGGGGTGCCCGTGGCACGTTCCTGCCCATACCGGACAACCCTATCGAGACGGTCACGTCGACCGAGGCGGCATGGTACAACGAGATCGCTGCCGCGTATTCGCAGCAGTTCCGCAGCCTCGATCCGATCTTCTTGGGGGTGAAACGCGAATGGGTTGCTGGCTCCCAAGCTGCTGACGGGGCGACGGAAAATGTTAAGCTGCCACGCCGGGAACGGTTGAACTTGCATCTGGAGGTCGCCCCCTGGCAGCCAGAGAATTACGGGACTTGGGCCCAGCAACTTGGGCCTCCCACCCCCGTATCAATTCGGTTCGCACCCGATGACATTGTCGCTGTTCAGGCGCATGTCGTTAGCGATGTGCTGGGGCCGCCGACGCACATGTTCGCAGGGATCAAGGACTCCAATCCACCTCAACCGGAGGCGTTCAATGGCATCCTCGGCAGCTACCAGGCGCTGCAGAGCTTGCCTGGCTATCTCGGTGCATGGCCCCTGCCCGGCATGCTCGATCGACTCCCGCTCGGCATCGGCCGGGGGCAACCGGTTGGACCCAACATGACTCGCTTGCTCGGCGGGGTTTACCGCTATACAGGAGGCGAGTTCAGTATTCTGTCGTTCGATCCCGCTCTGTTGACGAGCACGGTGTCGCAACTTGCCGCCATGGAAGTCAGTGATTCTGCCCAAGTGCGGGCACATATTGGTGATATCCACGACAGCCAAATCGCTGGCTGGGTCAATGAATTCCTATATCGTCGGGCGGCGACGAGCAGTGCCGCCGAAGCCGATTTCCTGAGTTCACTTAGCGGGCAGCTGGGCGTTGCACCGGAACAAGCCCTCGAGCAAGCACGTTTGATTCTCGGTGGTGAGGTGCAATGCGTGTTGGGGGGAGACTTCCAAGCTGACTCGGCCGATTCCGCCGCGCCGCAATGGCGCAGCACTGCATGGGGTGTGGGTAACGACGACCCGCCGGCGTATCCGCCGGCGACCTATGAAGCGCCGATTTTAAATTGGTTTCGTGGTGCCGATGGAACGTTGACGCAGTACCCCAACCGGGTCGTCGCCGACTTGGTGATTGAGGTAGAACGGGGCCGAACAAAATAGTAGGCGTTGGGCTCTGCCGAGCTAGGGGAGGGCCGAGTAGGGGGGGGGCGAGCTTGGGGTGGTCCGGCCGCTCGCTTGGGACGATGGTCCCCAGTTACTTTTCCCCCGGCTACTTTTTCCCCAGCGCCCGTTTGGCCGCAAAGAACTCCGTGAGCATACGGCCGCAGCGGTCCGCCATCACGCCGGAGGTAACGTCGCACTGATGATTCAATCTGGCGTCGCCGAGTACTTGGTACAAACTCGTCACCGCGCCAGCTTTGGCATCAGCGGCGCCAAAGACCACCCGCGGGACACGAGCCTGCAGGATCGCGCCGGCACACATCAAGCATGGCTCGAGCGTGACGTACAAGGTGGCCTCCTCAAGTCGCCAGTCCTCGATGGCGGCGGCCGCCTGCGTGATCGCAATCATTTCCGCATGAGCGGTGGGATCATGCAACGATTCACGTTGATTTGCTGCTCCGCCGATCATGCGGCCATCCCGGACGATCACGGCTCCGACGGGGACCTCGTCCGCAATCGCCGCGGCTTGGGCGAGTTCGATCGCGCGCCCCATCCAGTGCATGTCAAAGTCGATGAGATCCTGATCAACCATTCCTAGTGAGTGCTGCTCCGCATTTCCATTCACTGCGGGGCCTCCGCGTCGATGACGTTTTTAGCCGGCGATGGAGCGGGTGACTCCTTGGTATTCGCTTTGTTTCGGGGTGCCTTGGCGGCCGCACCGATGCGTCGCAGTGAAATGCTTTTGATTTCACTGCGGGTCATGTAGTTAGCGATCCCCATCGGCAGGCAGGGGTCCATTTCGAGACGAACGGTCAGTTCATCTTCACCTCGGGGGACGTTAGCGTATTCGTCCTCGTCGATCCAACAACGGACCGCTTTGTCGTCCACGCGGATACGGATGGTGTACCACTGATTGGTTTCAAATTCCTTGTACCGGGTTGTTTGGTTGGTAGACGCGTCATTGCCGTCGATGCTGCTGATCCCAACCAATCCACCACCCCATCCGCCGAGCACGAACGAACAGTGCTCTTTGCCAACAGGGAAGGTCACAGCCGCAAAAAAGTCGAACCCTTCGACGCGTCGCGCCTGCATCCGCAATTCATAATTCTCTGTCGGAAACTCACCCGCCCACCGGATTCCGGTGAGGGGATCGCCGGACAACATCTCGATCAGTTCGTCGTTCTTACCGGTCTTGCTGAAATGAACCGCACCTTCGCCGCCGAAGACCGCTTTCTCCCACGATCCTTGCAACGGCGTGGAATCCTGCATTCGGTTGGTCTTGGGGGAGATTTGAGTGCCGGTTTCGGCCGGTTCCTGCAGCGTTTCTTGGCAGTCCGCTACATTCTCACAGACGGGGGAAAACGCCGCGATTGCAGTCAGCAGGGCGATGGATCGAAAACGTCGTACCACGGGATTGGGCCTGTTCTGAGGATTGGGTTGATAGCAGTGCGGCAAATGAACGATAGAAACAAATGTAGAGAGTCACATTCTTCAACAGAGCATGGTTGATGCGATCAGTTTCAGGAATTCGACTATTTGGGTTCCGCTTAGGGATTTTAGTCCTGGCGGTTTATTGGTGTGCGATTTTTACTGGCACTCACCTACCAACGCTGCCCAGCGGGATGTCGCAGGTCAGTGACAAGTCGATGCATTTTACGGCATTTTTCATCCTCGCCACACTCCTCTGCTACTGCACGAGTTCCCAGCGTGTGTGGGGCCGAGCCGGCTGGATCATCCTGACGTGCCTGGGGTATGCCGTCATCGATGAGATGACGCAGGCTTTCGTTCGCGGTCGCACCCCCGATGTGCGAGATTTCGCCGCTGACGCCTTCGGGTCAATTTTAGCTGTCGCCCTCTATTTTAGTGTGCGCGCTTTGTGGCAAAAATACCGGGACGTGCTGCATCGCAAACGCTCGGCTGTAACTCGCTAAGGGCAACCCGCTACGCAGTGAGGGACTTGCGGGCTCGACCGGCTCGCGCTGCTGCTGCATGGTAGGCAGCGGCTTGGGGATCATCGCCGAGCTTCTCAAGTCGAGCGAGCGTGGGATCCGCCGCAGCGGCAGCGGCCCCAATCCGTCCCAACATGGTGGCGGTCCAATACATTTGGTCCGCCAATTCGGAGGCGTCCAGATCCGCAGTCGATTCCCGGGCAGCGACCGCTTGTCGATCGATCAGCTCGTCGAGCCAAGCCACTAGCGAGGTGGCCTCGGCGGGTTCCGGCTGCACGACCGACTCCAGAGCCTCACTGGCCCATAAACGGACTTCCGAATCGTCATGGCCCAACAATTCGAGACAACGTCGTGTTACTCCTGATACGCTCTCTTGCAGAGCAAGTTCTTGAAGATCGGCGGAGATTTCACTGGCGCTGCGGTCGGAAGTGAGTCGGCTTGCCCAATCATTCTGGGGCGACGGGTCAGGAGTCGGCATGAGGCTGAGGCTGGAGGTCGAGAGAGGAATGCCAGGGGGAATCGTTCGGTCAGGCGTGAGCAGTTAGATTAGAGCAATTCACCGTCGCGATGATCAGTGGACTTGGCTATCGCGCCGTTTCCGAAGTTTGCATACCCTAGATCGATCACGCATGATCCCCCTTCGCGACGATATTCCCAGCCGCACCATTCCCTGGGTCAATTACGTAGTAATCGCGTTGTGCGCCCTTGCTTTCATGGCTCAAGAAACATCCTCTGATCACAGCGAGGGGATTGTCGCAAAGTTTGCCATGGTCCCAATGCGCCTGAGCGACCCCACCGCCGTGCCAGTCATCAATGAAGAGCGAGCGGTGCAGACCCCCCACGGTGTCGAAATCGTTCGCGTTCAGCAGACGATCGGCCCCTCGCCGCTGCCGCCTTGGATGACGTTGGTCACGTGTATGTTCCTGCACGGTGGATGGATGCATTTTCTGGGCAATATGTGGTTCCTGTACATCTTTGGCGATAACGTCGAAGATCGCTTCGGGCACTTCGGCTTTGCGGCGCTGTATCTAGGCACCGGAGTTCTGGCTGGCTTGTCGCACTACGTTACTCAGCCGCACAGTCCTATTCCAACCCTCGGTGCCAGCGGCGCGATTGCTGGCGTGATGGGGGCCTACGCCTTTCTGTATCCGCACGCGCGCGTGTTGACGCTGTTGCCGCTGATTATCATTTTTACGACCATCGTGGTGCCGGCACCGATCTTCCTAGGATTTTGGTTCCTGATGCAACTCTACAGCGGTGTCGGGTCGTTGGTCGGTGAACCCGTTTCGGGAGTCGCGTGGTGGGCCCATGCGGGCGGCTTTGTGGCGGGAGGCCTCGCGGCGTTCGCTGTGAGTCGACTCCCGATCGGGAGTCCTCCTGTCAAAGAGCGACGTTTCTAATTTGTGAGATAGGCACCCTCACCGGCCGGCCATCGCTCGACAAATCAAGCTCATCCGTTACTCACCCACGCTCTGGCGAGCGTAGTTATTTATCCACTCCGACCTCATTCGAACAATTGCAATGCGAACTCATCAAGCCTTACTCGCCGATTGGCAGCCTCTCCACGACGAACGTCTTTCGGCGTTGATCGAAGTCGGCCTAGCCGCTGGCAATCGCACCCTGGAGCACTTCCAGAACCGCTCGCTCGCTGTCGATCGTAAAGGTGACAATTCGCCAGTCACGATCGCAGATCGGGAGGCCGAAACGCTCACTCGCGAACTTCTCGCGGAAAGGTTTCCGCAGGATACGATCGCAGGAGAGGAGTTCGCTGAACGATCTGGCAGTAGCGAGTACCGTTGGACCGTCGATCCCATCGACGGTACGAAATCGTTCATCTGTGGCGTGCCTCTCTATTCAACGTTGCTGGCCCTTGAGCATGCTGGGCAACCGCTCGGCGGGATGATCTTGATTCCTGCGCTCGGCCAAGCCGCCGTAGCGGCAATTGGCCACGGGTGTTTTTATACAGGCAATCTTGCGGGTGCGGATTTGACGAAGCCTGATCACGCGACTTGGTCTCCGGCCCAGGTGTCTGATTGTGATCAGCTCGCCGATGCTGTGTTCGTCACCAGCGAAGTCGGATCATTTGCCAAACGCGATAGTGCGGCAGCGTACAGCCGACTCGAACAGGCCTGTTTTCTCAGTCGTACCTGGGGCGACGGTTATGGCTACATGATGGTAGCGACCGGACGTGCCGACCTCATGGTCGATCCGATCTGCAATGCCTGGGACGTCGCTGCGATTCTGCCTATCCTTATCGAGGCAGGCGGGCGATTTTCCGCGTGGAGCGGGCAAGAGTCTGTCCGGAGCGGCGACGGTGTCGGTAGCAACGGCAAGCTCCATGACCAAGTGCTCGAACTGTTGACGTAGCCCTTTTCCAACGACGTCTGCATAGCCCAGCCAAGCGATGTCAAGAGCCCTCAGCGCTGCAGTGTCTGTAGGATCGCGTAGATACGTAAACCGGCGTCTTGGTGTGCAAAGTGCGCGACCACGTTTCCCATTTCCGCGACGCCGCGTGCTTGAGTGGTCAATCCGATGCGAGCGACTAGCATGGGGACGGCTTCGCCTACCGAACCGGCGTAGCGAAACAATCGACCGCGCCACCACTTGGCGTAGGCTTGCATTGTCCATTTCTGCTGCTGTTGGAGCATCTTCGGACGCAAGTATCTGGGGTACAGCCAACGACGGAAGCTTAGGTAAAGAGCGATGAACAACACAGCGCACTCGAGTAGAACCAGCCATAGACTGAGTTGACCGGCGCTGTCGGTCGCCATAACAGTGACAACCAATATGGGCATCAGGCCGATCGTCATGCCACTGACCATCCAAGCCACCAAGGGCCAAAACTGATATCGAGATTCCGCGCGGCCGAAGGGGGCATATACCTTTTGAGCTGGCACCGCCAAGTCGCTGACCAGCCGCTGGGTCTGAACGGTGAGTCGCTCTTGAGGGATCTCGCCGGGCTCATCGAGAGCGAGTTGCAACTGTTCAACGAGTGCGTAAATCAGCATCACCCACGCGTTGTCGTCGAGTGCCGTGGTCATCGGAAAGGCCTGTTGCAGGCTCGTCGAGTCCCGCGCGATTTCATGGAGCGTTTTTAACATCGCGGCGGTTGATGATGCGTCCT of the Allorhodopirellula heiligendammensis genome contains:
- the hisN gene encoding histidinol-phosphatase encodes the protein MRTHQALLADWQPLHDERLSALIEVGLAAGNRTLEHFQNRSLAVDRKGDNSPVTIADREAETLTRELLAERFPQDTIAGEEFAERSGSSEYRWTVDPIDGTKSFICGVPLYSTLLALEHAGQPLGGMILIPALGQAAVAAIGHGCFYTGNLAGADLTKPDHATWSPAQVSDCDQLADAVFVTSEVGSFAKRDSAAAYSRLEQACFLSRTWGDGYGYMMVATGRADLMVDPICNAWDVAAILPILIEAGGRFSAWSGQESVRSGDGVGSNGKLHDQVLELLT
- the tadA gene encoding tRNA adenosine(34) deaminase TadA, with amino-acid sequence MVDQDLIDFDMHWMGRAIELAQAAAIADEVPVGAVIVRDGRMIGGAANQRESLHDPTAHAEMIAITQAAAAIEDWRLEEATLYVTLEPCLMCAGAILQARVPRVVFGAADAKAGAVTSLYQVLGDARLNHQCDVTSGVMADRCGRMLTEFFAAKRALGKK
- a CDS encoding VanZ family protein, which codes for MRSVSGIRLFGFRLGILVLAVYWCAIFTGTHLPTLPSGMSQVSDKSMHFTAFFILATLLCYCTSSQRVWGRAGWIILTCLGYAVIDEMTQAFVRGRTPDVRDFAADAFGSILAVALYFSVRALWQKYRDVLHRKRSAVTR
- a CDS encoding rhomboid family intramembrane serine protease is translated as MIPLRDDIPSRTIPWVNYVVIALCALAFMAQETSSDHSEGIVAKFAMVPMRLSDPTAVPVINEERAVQTPHGVEIVRVQQTIGPSPLPPWMTLVTCMFLHGGWMHFLGNMWFLYIFGDNVEDRFGHFGFAALYLGTGVLAGLSHYVTQPHSPIPTLGASGAIAGVMGAYAFLYPHARVLTLLPLIIIFTTIVVPAPIFLGFWFLMQLYSGVGSLVGEPVSGVAWWAHAGGFVAGGLAAFAVSRLPIGSPPVKERRF